The genomic DNA CTAAGCAAGCTCCCGTGCTGTTCAGAACTTATGCAGACCACTCTGACCTCGAGGCACTCGTCTTGCTCATCTGCGTAGACAAGGAAGTTTATTAGCCAATACTCACAACCCCTGCGCACATGAATCTGCTTGCCATAGCTGCCGTCTCGCTTCTCGCGGTGACGGCCACGCCTTATATCTGTTATCTCTTGCTGTACGCCTGGATTCGGCCACGCGGCTCGCCCGCCAATAAAACACCCGCCGAACCCGCTGTCAGTATCGTACTGCCGACGTACAACGAGGAACAGATCGTCGAGACAAAACTTGATGATGTACTCGCCCTCGACTATCCGATGGAGAAAGTCGAACTCGTTATCGTCGACTCCTCAACCGATGATACACGGGCGATTATACGGGAATACTTTGCCGATCTCGAAGCACCTGATCTAGTGCTGCTAGAGGAAGACGAACGACGTGGACTCGCGCCGGCTCTTAACGACGCCTACGCTGCCGCGTCGAACGAGATGGTCGTGAAGACCGATTGCGACTCGAAGCTTTCGCCGAATGTCCTCCGGGAAGCTGCCGCAAATCTCGCAGACGATGATATCGCGGCTGTAACTGGCCAGAACGTGGAGGTGTTAGGCGGAAGCGAGGTCGAGTCAGGCTACCGCGGCGTCCAGAGCCACATCCAGCAACTGGAGTCTCATCTGGACTCGACGCTGATTTTTCACGGGCCGTTCTCCGCGTTCGAAAATGATGCGTTGCTCCCGATTGATCCCAACTCGCTTGCCGACGATACAGAACTCGCGTTGAAGATTCGGCGACAGGGCGGACGTGTGATTTTTGATCCAGCTGTAGAATATATGGAAGCCTCGCACTCCGAGTTCGGCAAGCGTCGTCTCCAGAAGGACCGTAGGGGGATGGGGCTAATTCGACTACTCGTCCAGCACCGTGACGCTCTCGGAAAGTATGACAATTACGGACAGGTAGTCCTGCCGTTCAACTGGTGGTTCATGATAGTCTCACCGTGGCTGGTTGCATTCAATGTGCTGGCCGTTACTGCGGCAGTCGTGTCTGTCATTGGCTGGGCGGGACTCGGTGTTCCAGTCGCACTCACGGGATTTGTCTGGCTCGGTCAGAAAGACCTTCTCGGGCCTCTGCAGGCAGTCTACGCCATCTTCGACTCACAGGTGTCGCTTTTTCATGCCACAATAGAACTTCTGCGGGGCGAAGGCGACGGCACATGGGAGATCGACGAGGAGTTACGGGAGGCTTTCGAATGAGCAGCGTTAAAATAACGTCAGCAGAAGTGAAAGGGGATAGCATAGTATGATGGATCGCTCTATCGCCATTGCCCACGGTAACTACCTCGAGCGTGGCGGTGCGGAGTCGCTATCGGATGAACTCGCTCGGACGTTTGATGCACCGCTGTACTTCGGGTTCGGTGACGTCGAGAACGTCTCCGATGATGTGGACGCCCGAAGTCTCTACGAGAACTCACTGTTCTCGGGTGTCAAGCGGTCAGTATTCCTTCGTGACCTCTACTACGCGTGGAACGCTCAGCAAATCCCGGAACTGACCGAGTACGACGTAGTCATTCTGTCGAAGAATGAGTTGAGTTGGTATGTTCCAGAAGATGAGCAGGTGGTCATCCACTACACCCATAGCACGCCGCGAGTTCCTTATGACCTGTTCCAGCAGCGGGCAAATTCGCTTTCATCCCGTCTGTACGCGTTCGTCGCTCGGACAATGTTTTTGCCTAATACAAAATTTCCTGATACATTCGTGGCAAATAGCGAACTCGTCGCACGACGGCTCCGGCGGTACTGGGGCGTTCCTGAAGAGAAGGTCGAAGTCGTCTACCCGCCTGTGGATGTCGACCAGTACGAGTCCAAGAAGACACAGGACTACTATCTGACCTACTCTCGGCTGATTCCTGAGAAACGTATCGACACGATCATCCGAGCGTTCGACGGACTTGACGCCAGATTGGTCGTTGGCGGAGCGGGCGAACAGCGCGAGAAGCTCGAGCGGCTTGCGCCCGATAACGTCGAGTTCGTCGGCTATATGTCCGAATCAGAAAAGCGTCGACGCCTCGGCGAGGCTAGGGCTGTACTTTTCAACGCGATGAACGAGGACTTCGGCATCATCCCTATTGAGGCGTTCGCCAGCGGGACGCCCGTTCTCGGCGTCGAGGAGGGGTACACCAAGTATCAGATTCTCAATGGGGAAAACGGTCTGCTACACGAACCGGACCCTGCAAGCATCCGTACATCGATCGAGCGCTTTGAGAGAGAGGGCGTAAACTGGGACGCCGACGAAATCACATCGTTCGCCGAGCGATTCAGCGTAGATCGATTCCGTAAGGAGATGCAGGCGGTTGTTGAGAAGGCGGTTGAAGCGGCCGCAATCGAACCGTACGAGGAAATCGACACGCAGAAAACAGCTTTGACCTCGAATAGAGATAGATCTAAGCAATGAGTCTCCAAGACTGGGCCGAAAACGCCAGAGACCGTTTCGAACGCGACGGGGTGACGATTGGTGTCTACGGTGCTGCCCAAGAACTCTGGCAGGGTGGTCTCGGTGTCCTCGGACGCTACGTCTACAACTACGGCATGCACGTCTTTGAGCGCGACTGGGACGTGCTGCTAGTACTGGACACCTGTCGACCTGACGTGCTTGGGGAGGTTTCTGATAACTATGAGTTTCTCGACGGGTACGACCCGGACGCGGGGGTCCACCAGTCAGTCGGCTCTCGATCGGCAGAGTGGACAAGAAAGACGTTCGATCCTGATTCGACCCACGCCGACGAACTTGCCGAGACTGCTCTCGTAAGCGCGAACCCCTACACCCGAACGCTGCCGGACCCCGACGCGCTCGGCTATTTGGACGAAATCTGGAAGTACGCGTGGGACGATGATCACCGGACTGTCCGTCCCGAAATAGTCATGGACCGGGCGGTGGACGTATCTCGTACCCACGACTTCGACCGCATGGTTGTCCACTTCATGCAACCTCACACGCCCTACCGCTCGATGCTTGACCTATTCCCAGACGGCCGGGTCGGATTTGACAGCGAGGGCGCAGCGGGACTCACTATCTGGGAGCAGATACGTACAGGCCGTATCGACACCGAGACGGTGTGGGAGGGATACCGCGACAACTTACGGTGGGTGTTAGACGAGGGTGTCGAACCCCTTCTCCGGAACGTGGACGCAAATACGGTGGTCCTCACCAGCGACCACGGGGAAGGGTTCGGCGAGTACTGGTACTACGGCCACAGCAGTACTGCACCGCTTCCGATTCTGAAGCGTGTTCCGTGGGCAATAACCACTGCGAGCGACATGGGTGAGTACGAACCACGGGTTGAACCCGAAGACACACGCCTGAATACCGATGAAGTGAAAGATAGACTACAGGCACTTGGATATGCATAAACAATGACTCTCTCAGACTGGCTCAACGAGTCGCAAGATAGAATCGCCGAACACGGCGTCAGGATCGGCGGAATTGAGGCTGCCAAAGCGTTTTGGACCGGTATGCTCTGTCGCGTCGGTGAGCGCTGGAACTACGGCACGCCCATTTTCGAGGAGGACTGGGATGTGCTAGTCGTCCTCGACACCTGCCGGCCAGACGTCCTTGAAGAGGTCGCGACCGACTACGAGTACGTCCCCGCCGAGGTTCCCACGACCTCCTCCATCGCGTCGTGTTCTCCCGAGTGGATGGCGAAGAACTTCGCCGAAGAGTACCACGGCGAACTCGCCGAGACTGCCTATGTCACGGCCAATCCCTTCTCGGACGGCCACGACGAGGAGAAGTTTGGTTTGCTGGACGAGGTCTGGCGCTACGCGTGGGACGATGAGTACAAGTCGATTCCGCCAGAGCCAGTCACCGACCGGGCTATCGACGTGATGCGGACCCACGACCCCGAGAGGCTCATCGTTCACTATATGCAACCCCATGAACCGTATCGGCAACTGGTCGAGAAGTACCCTCACTGGTTCGAAGCCGACGAGAAGGCTGGGGGCGAGCGCCTCCGCTACTGTGCGACCGACTGGAGCCTCTGGGACAAACTCCGGCACGGAGAAATCACCCGCGAGGAGCTTTGGCCGATGTATCGCGACACGCTCCGATGGGTGTTGGACGACGGCATCGACACTCTCTTGCGGAATGTCGATGCCGACAACGTGGTTCTCACTGCCGACCACGCTGAAGCGTTCGGCGAGTGGGGCATCTACGCTCACCCCGAGAACCTCCCGCTGCCCATCGTCAAGGAGGTCCCGTGGGTGCAGGTTTCGGCGACCGACACCGGGGAGTACGAACCGCAGGTCGAAGCTGAATCGGAATCGCTGACCGACGAAGAGGTTTCGAGTCGCCTCGAAGCACTCGGGTACAAGTAGCATGACGTTCGCAGACTGGCTTCAGGAGTCGAAGCACAAGATCGACGACTACGGACTCGCCGGCGGTGCCCAGTCAGCTGTACTGGACTTCTGGGGAGGGTTCGCACGCCGGGCGTGCCACCACCTCGGCCTCGACCGCGATGGGATCGGCATCTATGAGCGTGACTGGGACGTGCTGGTCATCCTCGACACCTGCCGAACTGACGTGCTGACGGAGGTTGCGGACGATTACGACTTCCTGCCCGACCGAATCCCGACATTTACGTCGCTGGGTTCGACCTCGTGGGAGTGGATGGCGGACAACTTCAACACGGAGTACCGCGAGGAGATAGCCCGGACGGCTTACGTGACGGGCAACGCTCACACCAAGCGACTCGGCGACGAGTTCGAGGCCGACCCCGAGTGGTTCGGCCTGCTGGACGAGGTCTGGGAGTACGCCTGGGACGAGGAGTTCGACGGCATTCCTCCTCGACCGGTGACAGACCGGGCCATCGACGCGATGCGAGCCCACGATCATGAGCGCCTCGTTGTCCACTACATGCAACCCCACGCGCCCTATCGATCGCTTGATATCGATTGGCGGGTTGGAAACCAGCAAGACGCCGACGCTGGAAAGGTCTGGGACTTATTGCAAATCGGTGAACTCTCACGCGAGGAAGTCTGGTCGGCCTATCGCGACAACCTCCAGTGGGTGCTAGACGACGTGGGGCTACTCTTAGACAACATGGACGCCGAGAAGGTCGTTCTCACGGCCGACCACGGCGAGGCCTTCGGTGAGTGGGGCTTGTACGGCCACTACCGCCACGTGCCGATTTCGGTGCTAAAGAGGGTCCCCTGGGTTACGACCACCGCGACCGACTCAGGTACCTACGAACCCGAAACCGAAACGGCCGACGCCAACCTGACTGGCGACGACGTTGAACAGCGCCTACAAGCCCTCGGATACAGGTGATTTACATGATAGAAAATACGCTACTCGTAACCGTCGATTCTCTGCGCTACGACCACTACAAGTACATGGAGCGAACGCGGGAGTTCCTCGGCGACGCCCACCCCGCAGCGTTCGCCACCATCACCGCGACACCGGGGAGTTTCCAGTCGATCATCGGTGGCATCTACCCCGGCGAGGTCGGCATCGACGCCGACACGACGG from Natrinema sp. HArc-T2 includes the following:
- a CDS encoding glycosyltransferase, whose protein sequence is MNLLAIAAVSLLAVTATPYICYLLLYAWIRPRGSPANKTPAEPAVSIVLPTYNEEQIVETKLDDVLALDYPMEKVELVIVDSSTDDTRAIIREYFADLEAPDLVLLEEDERRGLAPALNDAYAAASNEMVVKTDCDSKLSPNVLREAAANLADDDIAAVTGQNVEVLGGSEVESGYRGVQSHIQQLESHLDSTLIFHGPFSAFENDALLPIDPNSLADDTELALKIRRQGGRVIFDPAVEYMEASHSEFGKRRLQKDRRGMGLIRLLVQHRDALGKYDNYGQVVLPFNWWFMIVSPWLVAFNVLAVTAAVVSVIGWAGLGVPVALTGFVWLGQKDLLGPLQAVYAIFDSQVSLFHATIELLRGEGDGTWEIDEELREAFE
- a CDS encoding glycosyltransferase, whose protein sequence is MMDRSIAIAHGNYLERGGAESLSDELARTFDAPLYFGFGDVENVSDDVDARSLYENSLFSGVKRSVFLRDLYYAWNAQQIPELTEYDVVILSKNELSWYVPEDEQVVIHYTHSTPRVPYDLFQQRANSLSSRLYAFVARTMFLPNTKFPDTFVANSELVARRLRRYWGVPEEKVEVVYPPVDVDQYESKKTQDYYLTYSRLIPEKRIDTIIRAFDGLDARLVVGGAGEQREKLERLAPDNVEFVGYMSESEKRRRLGEARAVLFNAMNEDFGIIPIEAFASGTPVLGVEEGYTKYQILNGENGLLHEPDPASIRTSIERFEREGVNWDADEITSFAERFSVDRFRKEMQAVVEKAVEAAAIEPYEEIDTQKTALTSNRDRSKQ